A window of Mucilaginibacter paludis DSM 18603 contains these coding sequences:
- a CDS encoding BLUF domain-containing protein, which translates to MLCTGIGRGDALAVETIYQKIKRDSRHKNIIELAQGQLTERIFPFWSMGFKAISNGELEKFEAYANPEENSLWDKDADHPALIVLKTFALSNRL; encoded by the coding sequence TTGCTTTGTACAGGTATTGGAAGGGGCGATGCCTTAGCGGTAGAAACCATCTATCAGAAAATAAAGCGGGACAGCAGGCATAAAAATATAATTGAGCTTGCACAAGGCCAACTTACAGAAAGAATATTTCCCTTTTGGTCGATGGGCTTTAAAGCGATATCTAACGGCGAATTGGAAAAATTTGAAGCCTATGCCAATCCTGAAGAAAATAGTTTGTGGGATAAAGATGCTGATCACCCCGCCCTCATCGTACTTAAAACATTTGCCCTGAGTAATAGGTTATAG
- a CDS encoding BLUF domain-containing protein encodes MMNYLIYISTSIKLFTDADLKNLLTQSRLNNSKHGITGIILYNKGTFFQVLEGEEEQLTITFEKIKHDPRHKGIIIMKTGTVSRRNFPEWSMGFTTTVPDSFSTLPGFVDPAKMNFIYDYNMDHPAINLLRSFTLNNNFVY; translated from the coding sequence ATGATGAACTACTTAATTTATATCAGCACCTCAATTAAACTTTTTACCGATGCTGATCTTAAAAATCTGCTAACGCAGAGCCGCCTTAACAATAGTAAACACGGCATTACCGGTATCATACTCTACAACAAAGGCACTTTTTTCCAGGTATTGGAGGGCGAAGAAGAGCAACTCACCATCACCTTCGAAAAAATAAAGCACGACCCGCGCCATAAAGGCATTATTATCATGAAGACCGGTACGGTGTCCAGGAGAAACTTTCCGGAGTGGTCAATGGGTTTTACTACAACCGTTCCAGATAGTTTTTCAACATTACCCGGGTTTGTTGACCCGGCAAAAATGAATTTTATTTATGACTACAACATGGATCATCCGGCAATTAATCTTTTAAGATCATTTACGCTGAATAATAATTTCGTTTACTAA
- a CDS encoding Crp/Fnr family transcriptional regulator, with protein sequence MNTFSAFMNQFVCLSEENRMVMESKLRTKQYVKGELMLLQGNICDKIIFIVKGRSRSYYTDFTGKTFTWYFHFNDHHSRFENFFAIDYQSFLTQTPSKLNVEALTDIEAIVIDYKEAIPLTSLHVDFEKQSKLVTEQAYIATHNRSLSLLTLSASQRYEQLLAEEPYLLHKFASHYIASYLGVTPQSLSRIKGDI encoded by the coding sequence ATGAATACCTTTTCAGCTTTTATGAACCAGTTTGTTTGTCTGAGTGAAGAAAACCGGATGGTGATGGAATCAAAGCTGAGGACTAAGCAATATGTTAAGGGCGAGCTGATGCTCTTACAGGGAAACATCTGCGACAAAATCATCTTTATAGTTAAAGGCCGCTCGCGCTCATACTATACTGATTTTACCGGCAAAACTTTCACCTGGTATTTTCATTTTAACGATCATCATTCCCGCTTCGAAAACTTTTTCGCGATAGATTATCAAAGCTTTTTAACACAAACGCCCTCCAAACTAAACGTGGAGGCACTAACAGATATTGAAGCCATTGTGATTGATTATAAAGAAGCTATCCCGCTAACATCCTTACATGTTGATTTTGAGAAACAAAGTAAACTGGTAACTGAGCAGGCGTATATTGCTACACATAATAGATCGCTAAGCCTGCTCACCCTATCAGCATCGCAACGCTATGAGCAATTATTGGCCGAGGAGCCGTACTTGCTCCATAAGTTTGCCAGCCATTATATAGCCTCTTATCTTGGCGTAACTCCACAGTCTTTGAGTAGGATAAAGGGCGATATTTAA
- the corA gene encoding magnesium/cobalt transporter CorA has protein sequence MAKKIRKLKIKSNRKYGNVGDSPGMIHIDENAMKPVLRLYSYNQQEVQQSDGSNFESVLQQLDVCTNHTHWLRVNGLGDQNLLEQIGTHFGVNRLVLEDIVNTHQRPKFDDYDNYFFVTSRLITYHEDELSNCQVSFFVKDNLIISFQEDYSNTFEMIVKRLIGGKGLIRTAGPAYLCYAMMDTIFDLYFSLLNNLGDMLDDIEDRLYENPDKSIMYDSQKVKRTMIMLRRAIWPERDKVNEMIREDIPLINKDVKVFLRDAYDHCIQIIDMIESYQEITSSIIDVYLSIVSNRMNEIMKVLTLISVIFMPITFIVGVFGMNFARQDPVTNKVLPENMPELYSPHGYTYCLIAMFVITIAQILFFWKKGWFNRL, from the coding sequence ATGGCAAAGAAGATACGGAAACTTAAAATAAAGAGTAATAGAAAGTATGGTAATGTAGGCGACAGCCCCGGCATGATCCACATTGACGAAAATGCCATGAAGCCCGTTTTGCGGTTGTACTCCTACAATCAGCAGGAGGTGCAGCAAAGTGATGGCAGTAATTTTGAATCGGTATTACAACAGTTGGATGTTTGCACCAACCATACCCATTGGCTGCGTGTAAACGGCCTTGGCGATCAAAACCTGTTAGAGCAAATAGGAACCCACTTTGGTGTTAACAGGCTCGTTTTAGAAGACATTGTGAACACGCACCAACGGCCTAAATTTGATGATTACGATAACTATTTTTTTGTTACCAGCAGGCTCATTACTTATCACGAAGATGAGCTGAGCAATTGCCAGGTATCTTTTTTTGTGAAAGACAACCTCATCATCAGTTTCCAGGAAGATTACTCCAACACCTTCGAGATGATTGTTAAAAGACTGATAGGAGGCAAAGGGCTCATCAGAACAGCCGGACCGGCTTACCTGTGCTATGCCATGATGGATACGATATTCGATCTGTATTTTAGCCTGCTTAACAATTTAGGTGATATGCTGGACGATATAGAAGACCGGCTTTACGAAAACCCGGATAAATCCATCATGTACGATTCGCAGAAGGTAAAGCGTACCATGATTATGTTGAGGCGTGCCATCTGGCCTGAAAGGGATAAGGTGAACGAAATGATTCGCGAGGATATACCGCTCATTAATAAAGATGTAAAGGTTTTTTTGCGTGATGCCTATGATCATTGTATCCAGATCATCGATATGATAGAGAGCTACCAGGAAATCACTTCGAGCATCATTGATGTATACCTCTCTATTGTGAGCAACCGGATGAACGAGATTATGAAGGTACTTACCCTTATCTCGGTTATATTTATGCCCATCACTTTTATTGTAGGTGTGTTCGGAATGAACTTTGCCCGCCAGGACCCAGTTACCAACAAGGTTTTGCCCGAAAATATGCCAGAGCTCTACAGCCCGCATGGTTATACTTATTGCCTGATAGCCATGTTCGTCATAACCATAGCACAAATTTTATTTTTCTGGAAAAAAGGTTGGTTCAATCGGCTTTAA
- a CDS encoding BLUF domain-containing protein, producing the protein MKYVIYISTSTSLFADAELEGILTISQKNNAINKLTGMLLYSEGCFVQVLEGAMP; encoded by the coding sequence ATGAAATACGTTATTTATATCAGTACATCCACAAGCTTATTTGCTGATGCCGAATTAGAAGGAATTTTAACCATAAGCCAGAAAAATAATGCGATCAACAAACTCACGGGAATGTTGCTTTACAGCGAAGGTTGCTTTGTACAGGTATTGGAAGGGGCGATGCCTTAG
- a CDS encoding SDR family NAD(P)-dependent oxidoreductase, with product MKNTILITGASGGIGKEFALVAAENKNDVLLVARSGDLLNALCEQIKATYKVKADYIVADLSDYGSAENLYKEVINRGYRINYLINNAGFGDYGNFLERSLAKYQQMIHLNITSLTELTWLFAKDMVKDKRGGILNIASTAAFQPDPYMAIYGATKSFVANFTEALSYELKGTGVTATVLSPGATTTGFFDEAQMGQSKMVSSKMMNANKVARIGYHAMMKGKLHVIAGFMNKLLGFFSATMPPSRFRLKIAAAVLGKK from the coding sequence ATGAAAAATACGATCTTGATAACCGGAGCATCGGGAGGCATAGGCAAGGAATTTGCACTGGTTGCCGCCGAAAATAAAAACGATGTATTGCTGGTAGCCCGCAGCGGAGACTTGCTTAACGCGTTATGTGAACAGATCAAGGCAACCTATAAGGTAAAGGCCGATTATATTGTAGCCGACTTGTCGGATTACGGATCGGCAGAAAACCTGTATAAGGAAGTAATCAATAGGGGATATAGAATAAATTATCTGATTAATAACGCCGGTTTTGGCGACTACGGGAATTTTTTGGAACGTAGCCTGGCTAAATATCAGCAGATGATCCATCTTAACATCACCTCGCTTACCGAACTTACGTGGTTATTTGCCAAAGATATGGTGAAGGATAAGCGCGGTGGTATATTGAACATTGCTTCAACCGCTGCTTTTCAGCCCGATCCTTATATGGCTATTTATGGCGCTACCAAATCATTCGTGGCCAATTTTACCGAGGCGTTATCATATGAGTTGAAAGGCACCGGAGTAACGGCTACTGTACTATCACCAGGGGCAACCACCACCGGTTTTTTTGATGAAGCGCAAATGGGCCAGTCAAAAATGGTGAGTTCGAAAATGATGAACGCTAACAAGGTTGCCCGCATAGGCTACCATGCCATGATGAAAGGAAAGCTACACGTTATTGCAGGCTTTATGAATAAGTTGCTTGGCTTTTTTTCGGCGACAATGCCACCATCAAGATTCAGATTAAAAATCGCGGCAGCGGTACTCGGAAAAAAGTAA